The following are encoded together in the Populus trichocarpa isolate Nisqually-1 chromosome 5, P.trichocarpa_v4.1, whole genome shotgun sequence genome:
- the LOC7454360 gene encoding uncharacterized protein LOC7454360 isoform X1 has translation MGEQTKIQPQSQPVQSESQALPQIEAQVQTQSLSQPFNTPTTTTSELTTVPPPITSPPAKIPSRPRKIRKVSPNAAATTANDPNSSPTSTTTTTETPKSPAIKTPRTKTSQQLVIATPRIVARSLTCEGELEYAIHYLRNADPLLASLIDIYQPPSFDTFPTPFLALARSILYQQLAFKAGSSIYTRFISLCGGEAGVLPETVLALTPQQLRQFGVSGRKASYLHDLARKYRNGILSDSAIVNMDDRSLFTMLTMVNGIGSWSVHMFMIFSLHRPDVLPINDLQVRKGVQLLYNLPELPRPSQMDQLCEKWRPYRSVASWYLWRLQESKGSPSSVIAVSTSGNLTQQQQEDQQQPQLIDPINSILNLGNVVLLIKLGNIIVCSNQCQSVSIIICFPVCS, from the exons ATGGGCGAACAAACCAAAATCCAACCTCAATCACAACCAGTCCAATCAGAATCCCAGGCTCTCCCCCAAATCGAAGCCCAGGTCCAAACTCAATCACTGTCTCAGCCATTCAAtacccccaccaccaccacctcggAATTAACCACTGTTCCACCACCAATCACATCTCCTCCCGCCAAAATCCCTTCCCGTCCTCGTAAAATCCGTAAAGTCTCACCCAATGCTGCTGCCACCACCGCTAACGACCCTAATTCTTCCCCAACCTCCACCACTACCACAACTGAAACACCCAAAAGCCCTGCCATCAAAACCCCAAGAACAAAAACGTCCCAACAGCTAGTAATCGCCACTCCGCGGATCGTGGCAAGATCTCTAACATGTGAAGGTGAGCTTGAATACGCAATTCACTATCTCCGTAACGCCGATCCACTCCTTGCTTCCTTAATTGACATCTACCAGCCTCCTAGCTTTGATACGTTCCCCACTCCTTTCCTTGCTCTCGCTCGCAGCATTCTTTACCAGCAACTTGCTTTTAAAGCAGGGTCTTCAATTTACACGCGCTTTATTTCGCTTTGTGGTGGAGAGGCTGGAGTTTTACCCGAAACAGTTCTTGCTTTGACTCCACAACAGTTGAGGCAATTTGGGGTTTCTGGGCGTAAAGCGAGTTACCTTCATGATCTAGCTAGAAAGTATCGAAATGGTATTTTATCGGATTCTGCGATTGTAAATATGGATGATAGATCGCTTTTTACAATGCTTACTATGGTAAATGGGATTGGTTCATGGTCAGTGCATATGTTCATGATTTTCTCGCTGCATAGACCGGATGTGCTGCCAATTAATGATCTTCAAGTGAGGAAAGGGGTGCAGTTGCTTTATAATTTGCCGGAGTTGCCACGCCCATCACAGATGGATCAGTTGTGTGAAAAATGGAGGCCGTATAGGTCGGTTGCGTCATGGTATCTTTGGAGATTACAAGAGTCAAAAGGGTCACCTTCCAGTGTGATAGCAGTGTCTACTAGTGGTAATTTGACACAGCAACAGCAGGAAGACCAGCAGCAGCCTCAGCTTATTGACCCAATAAACAGCATTCTCAATCTTGG GAATGTTGTACTATTGATAAAGCTTGGGAATATCATTGTTTGCTCAAACCAATGCCAAAGTGTGTCTATCATTATATGCTTCCCAGTTTGTTCATGA
- the LOC7454360 gene encoding uncharacterized protein LOC7454360 isoform X2, whose amino-acid sequence MGEQTKIQPQSQPVQSESQALPQIEAQVQTQSLSQPFNTPTTTTSELTTVPPPITSPPAKIPSRPRKIRKVSPNAAATTANDPNSSPTSTTTTTETPKSPAIKTPRTKTSQQLVIATPRIVARSLTCEGELEYAIHYLRNADPLLASLIDIYQPPSFDTFPTPFLALARSILYQQLAFKAGSSIYTRFISLCGGEAGVLPETVLALTPQQLRQFGVSGRKASYLHDLARKYRNGILSDSAIVNMDDRSLFTMLTMVNGIGSWSVHMFMIFSLHRPDVLPINDLQVRKGVQLLYNLPELPRPSQMDQLCEKWRPYRSVASWYLWRLQESKGSPSSVIAVSTSGNLTQQQQEDQQQPQLIDPINSILNLGACAWGQ is encoded by the exons ATGGGCGAACAAACCAAAATCCAACCTCAATCACAACCAGTCCAATCAGAATCCCAGGCTCTCCCCCAAATCGAAGCCCAGGTCCAAACTCAATCACTGTCTCAGCCATTCAAtacccccaccaccaccacctcggAATTAACCACTGTTCCACCACCAATCACATCTCCTCCCGCCAAAATCCCTTCCCGTCCTCGTAAAATCCGTAAAGTCTCACCCAATGCTGCTGCCACCACCGCTAACGACCCTAATTCTTCCCCAACCTCCACCACTACCACAACTGAAACACCCAAAAGCCCTGCCATCAAAACCCCAAGAACAAAAACGTCCCAACAGCTAGTAATCGCCACTCCGCGGATCGTGGCAAGATCTCTAACATGTGAAGGTGAGCTTGAATACGCAATTCACTATCTCCGTAACGCCGATCCACTCCTTGCTTCCTTAATTGACATCTACCAGCCTCCTAGCTTTGATACGTTCCCCACTCCTTTCCTTGCTCTCGCTCGCAGCATTCTTTACCAGCAACTTGCTTTTAAAGCAGGGTCTTCAATTTACACGCGCTTTATTTCGCTTTGTGGTGGAGAGGCTGGAGTTTTACCCGAAACAGTTCTTGCTTTGACTCCACAACAGTTGAGGCAATTTGGGGTTTCTGGGCGTAAAGCGAGTTACCTTCATGATCTAGCTAGAAAGTATCGAAATGGTATTTTATCGGATTCTGCGATTGTAAATATGGATGATAGATCGCTTTTTACAATGCTTACTATGGTAAATGGGATTGGTTCATGGTCAGTGCATATGTTCATGATTTTCTCGCTGCATAGACCGGATGTGCTGCCAATTAATGATCTTCAAGTGAGGAAAGGGGTGCAGTTGCTTTATAATTTGCCGGAGTTGCCACGCCCATCACAGATGGATCAGTTGTGTGAAAAATGGAGGCCGTATAGGTCGGTTGCGTCATGGTATCTTTGGAGATTACAAGAGTCAAAAGGGTCACCTTCCAGTGTGATAGCAGTGTCTACTAGTGGTAATTTGACACAGCAACAGCAGGAAGACCAGCAGCAGCCTCAGCTTATTGACCCAATAAACAGCATTCTCAATCTTGG GGCCTGTGCTTGGGGACAATGA
- the LOC7477614 gene encoding zinc-finger homeodomain protein 5, with amino-acid sequence MEIRGLENDIRTSVPSSYSHQSSGLEGRNGNHNGTTVLTYTQTLDHQRQPSRSPNPDRLAIISSGPNSKTSNTRYRECLRNHAANVGGSVYDGCGEFMPGGEEGSLEALKCAACECHRNFHRREIDGETQFSPGSRRSATMVHSLQLPPPLPSPAVLHHHHHHHQRYSMGLHTSPNTANMVQPMSVAFGGVSGGTESSSEDLNPFQSNADGVPPPPPYVMSKKRFRTKFTPEQKDKMMEFADKVGWRINKQDDEEVQKFCAEVGVRRQVFKVWMHNNKNLKKQPQPTSST; translated from the coding sequence ATGGAGATAAGAGGTCTAGAAAATGATATAAGAACGTCAGTCCCTTCAAGTTACAGTCATCAATCGTCAGGGCTAGAAGGAAGAAATGGGAACCACAATGGCACCACTGTCCTTACTTACACTCAAACCCTAGATCACCAACGCCAACCCTCAAGATCTCCAAACCCAGATCGACTTGCAATCATCTCAAGCGGACCCAACTCCAAAACATCTAATACAAGGTACCGCGAATGTCTCAGAAACCACGCGGCCAACGTAGGCGGCAGTGTTTATGATGGCTGTGGTGAGTTCATGCCAGGGGGAGAAGAAGGAAGTTTAGAGGCGCTAAAATGTGCTGCTTGTGAGTGCCACCGCAACTTTCACCGCAGAGAAATCGATGGGGAGACTCAATTCAGTCCTGGTTCAAGAAGAAGTGCTACCATGGTTCATAGTCTTCAGTTGCCACCACCATTGCCTTCTCCAGCTGTACtgcatcaccaccaccaccaccaccaaagaTATTCTATGGGGTTGCACACCAGTCCTAACACTGCAAATATGGTTCAACCCATGAGTGTGGCTTTTGGTGGTGTTAGTGGAGGAACTGAATCTTCAAGTGAGGATCTCAATCCTTTCCAGTCTAATGCAGATGGAGTGCCTCCTCCTCCACCTTATGTTATGTCAAAGAAGAGATTtagaacaaaattcacaccGGAACAGAAAGATAAGATGATGGAGTTTGCAGATAAAGTTGGGTGGAGGATTAATAAACAAGATGATGAGGAAGTGCAGAAGTTTTGTGCTGAAGTTGGTGTGAGGAGACAGGTTTTCAAGGTTTGGATGCATAATAACAAGAATTTGAAGAAGCAGCCACAGCCAACAAGTTCCACTTGA
- the LOC18099673 gene encoding uncharacterized protein LOC18099673: MNYENYDPSFPDQPVVDLYLPVWANLPSFRSKPAFIWAEDGSNGATKNSTITYAQLNESVHSISTQLLTQLQRGDTVVILCSPGLELVEIIFGCQRAGLLCIPVFPPDSSFTKENYHHLVRVLSQTKPKAAIAHHDYIARVQHYISLSSDNHKLAEMLQKLTWISTSDIKDKKVSSNMGSLPYNGCRPNEMYLIQYTSGATGIPKPVLVTAGAAAHNVRVARKAYDLYPNSVIVSWLPQYHDCGLQFLLLTIISGATSVLTSPGAFVNRPGLWLELISKFQATCTPVPSFSIPLVIKRGGVDKGTQPISLWSLKNLIIINEPIYKASVDRFVEMFKPFGLNPSCISPSYGLAENGTFVSTAWRGNCSNAASFRHIPSHNKLLPCARLASQREEEEDMDIIVVDEETCELVVDGTEGEIWVSSPSNCSGYLGHPSLTREIFQARPRNKVSRCFVRTGDRGIIKEKKGCLAAFEMSSTIVLVAEIQRHEKDVKVLKRICEWAKQAVLKEEKVEIGLMVLVKSGCVPKTTSGKIQRWAAKDMLIRGKMSVVMEMQFEDNNERFLPSYEAIGKANKEIRCQGGNRTSTVAEDRDQEISLAFSSTPRRPPMLSLL; this comes from the exons atgaactACGAGAATTATGACCCTTCTTTCCCTGATCAACCTGTGGTCGATCTCTACCTCCCAGTATGGGCTAACCTACCATCCTTTCGGTCCAAGCCAGCCTTCATTTGGGCTGAAGACGGCTCAAATGGTGCAACCAAGAATTCAACCATCACTTATGCTCAGCTCAATGAATCAGTTCACTCAATTTCTACCCAGTTACTGACTCAATTACAAAGAGGTGACACTGTCGTGATTTTATGCTCACCTGGGTTAGAGCTTGTTGAGATCATCTTTGGGTGCCAAAGAGCTGGCCTTTTGTGCATCCCTGTGTTCCCACCAGACTCTTCTTTCACTAAAGAAAACTATCACCATCTTGTTAGAGTTCTGTCCCAGACAAAGCCCAAAGCTGCCATAGCGCACCATGATTACATTGCCAGAGTTCAACACTACATCTCCTTGTCCTCTGACAATCATAAGCTTGCCGAGATGTTGCAAAAGCTCACCTGGATCTCTACTTCTGatatcaaagacaagaaagtgAGTTCAAATATGGGCTCATTGCCTTATAATGGCTGTAGACCAAATGAAATGTACTTAATCCAATACACTTCAGGTGCTACAGGGATTCCAAAACCTGTGCTGGTAACAGCAGGAGCAGCTGCTCACAATGTGAGAGTAGCCAGGAAAGCCTACGATCTCTATCCAAACAGTGTTATTGTCTCTTGGTTGCCTCAGTACCATGACTGTGGCCTGCAGTTTTTGTTATTGACTATCATATCTGGTGCAACAAGTGTGCTAACATCACCTGGCGCCTTTGTGAACCGGCCTGGGCTATGGCTTGAGCTGATTTCAAAGTTCCAAGCTACTTGCACTCCAGTTCCATCATTCTCAATACCACTTGTTATAAAGCGTGGTGGGGTTGATAAAGGAACTCAGCCTATAAGTTTATGGAGTTTGAAAAACTTAATCATCATCAATGAGCCTATTTACAAAGCATCGGTTGACAGGTTCGTCGAAATGTTTAAGCCTTTTGGGCTAAACCCATCATGCATTTCTCCATCTTATGGCTTGGCAGAAAACGGCACCTTTGTTTCAACAGCATGGAGAGGCAACTGCAGCAATGCTGCTAGCTTTCGACACATCCCGTCACACAACAAGCTCTTGCCATGTGCAAGGCTTGCTTCTCAacgtgaagaagaagaggacaTGGACATTATAGTTGTAGACGAAGAAACTTGTGAGCTTGTTGTGGATGGAACGGAAGGTGAGATTTGGGTCTCATCTCCAAGCAACTGCTCAGGTTACCTTGGCCACCCATCTTTAACTCGAGAGATATTTCAAGCAAGACCAAGGAACAAGGTGAGCCGGTGCTTTGTCCGCACAGGCGATAGAGGAATCATCAAGGAGAAGAAAG GTTGCCTCGCTGCATTTGAGATGTCAAGCACTATAGTTCTTGTTGCAGAGATTCAAAGACACGAAAAGGATGTTAAGGTATTGAAACGAATCTGTGAGTGGGCAAAGCAAGCTGTTCTGAAGGAAGAGAAAGTTGAAATTGGCTTGATGGTTCTAGTTAAGAGTGGATGTGTTCCGAAAACAACTTCAGGGAAGATTCAAAGATGGGCTGCCAAAGATATGCTGATTAGAGGCAAAATGAGCGTGGTAATGGAGATGCAGTTCGAGGATAACAATGAAAGATTCTTGCCATCGTACGAGGCAATAGGTAAAGCAAATAAAGAGATCAGATGTCAAGGGGGAAACAGAACAAGTACTGTTGCTGAAGATAGAGATCAAGAAATCTCCCTAGCATTTTCAAGCACTCCAAGGCGTCCCCCAATGCTTTCTCTTCTGTGA
- the LOC7477611 gene encoding CRIB domain-containing protein RIC7 isoform X1, which produces MSNNKMKGLLKGLRYISQIFDNDEEEPEMQIGFPTDVKHVAHIGWDGPSVNSPSWMNEFQSQPEYSSAPSSLNRDAKEEGSAKWVSEAGSNRKGSQAPNSPAGAPSSPAGSHSSPTQDLPELPKSSRRRSSSGTSAESPSREKSDKPKQSRRSSRNGTKELDGTRTSRNHKDPSGESESPSNLHDIPKKSRRKKSKDASVEGSTSRSRAKAPAQEGGGESEMITKSSNSNEQRQTRGSSPSRDVEESGLSGIS; this is translated from the exons ATGTCAAACAACAAAATGAAGGGCCTATTAAAAGGCTTAAGATACATCTCTCAAATATTCG ACAATGATGAGGAAGAGCCTGAAATGCAGATTGGTTTCCCCACAGATGTAAAACATGTTGCCCACATAGGATGGGATGGTCCCTCTGTAAATTCACCAAGCTGG aTGAACGAGTTTCAATCTCAACCAGAATATTCATCAGCTCCCTCAAGTCTCAACAGAGACGCGAAGGAGGAAGGTTCTGCAAAATGGGTATCTGAAG CAGGTTCAAATCGAAAAGGTTCGCAGGCACCGAATTCTCCAGCAGGGGCGCCTAGTTCTCCAGCAGGGTCGCATAGTTCCCCAACTCAGGACTTGCCAGAATTGCCGAAATCATCTAGACGGCGTTCATCATCTGGTACATCAGCTGAATCTCCAAGCAGAGAAAAATCAGATAAACCTAAACAATCTAGGCGGTCTTCACGAAATGGCACCAAAGAATTGGATGGTACTAGAACAAGTCGGAATCATAAGGATCCTAGTGGAGAAAGCGAGTCACCCTCAAATTTACATGACATACCGAAGAAATCTCGGAGGAAGAAGTCGAAAGATGCCTCTGTTGAGGGGTCAACTTCAAGATCGAGAGCTAAAGCCCCAGCTCAAGAGGGGGGTGGGGAGTCAGAAATGATTACCAAATCTAGTAACAGTAATGAGCAACGTCAAACCAGAGGTTCAAGTCCTTCACGAGATGTTGAGGAGAGTGGATTGAGTGGAATTTCTTGA
- the LOC7477611 gene encoding CRIB domain-containing protein RIC7 isoform X2 yields the protein MSNNKMKGLLKGLRYISQIFDNDEEEPEMQIGFPTDVKHVAHIGWDGPSVNSPSWMNEFQSQPEYSSAPSSLNRDAKEEGSAKWVSEGSNRKGSQAPNSPAGAPSSPAGSHSSPTQDLPELPKSSRRRSSSGTSAESPSREKSDKPKQSRRSSRNGTKELDGTRTSRNHKDPSGESESPSNLHDIPKKSRRKKSKDASVEGSTSRSRAKAPAQEGGGESEMITKSSNSNEQRQTRGSSPSRDVEESGLSGIS from the exons ATGTCAAACAACAAAATGAAGGGCCTATTAAAAGGCTTAAGATACATCTCTCAAATATTCG ACAATGATGAGGAAGAGCCTGAAATGCAGATTGGTTTCCCCACAGATGTAAAACATGTTGCCCACATAGGATGGGATGGTCCCTCTGTAAATTCACCAAGCTGG aTGAACGAGTTTCAATCTCAACCAGAATATTCATCAGCTCCCTCAAGTCTCAACAGAGACGCGAAGGAGGAAGGTTCTGCAAAATGGGTATCTGAAG GTTCAAATCGAAAAGGTTCGCAGGCACCGAATTCTCCAGCAGGGGCGCCTAGTTCTCCAGCAGGGTCGCATAGTTCCCCAACTCAGGACTTGCCAGAATTGCCGAAATCATCTAGACGGCGTTCATCATCTGGTACATCAGCTGAATCTCCAAGCAGAGAAAAATCAGATAAACCTAAACAATCTAGGCGGTCTTCACGAAATGGCACCAAAGAATTGGATGGTACTAGAACAAGTCGGAATCATAAGGATCCTAGTGGAGAAAGCGAGTCACCCTCAAATTTACATGACATACCGAAGAAATCTCGGAGGAAGAAGTCGAAAGATGCCTCTGTTGAGGGGTCAACTTCAAGATCGAGAGCTAAAGCCCCAGCTCAAGAGGGGGGTGGGGAGTCAGAAATGATTACCAAATCTAGTAACAGTAATGAGCAACGTCAAACCAGAGGTTCAAGTCCTTCACGAGATGTTGAGGAGAGTGGATTGAGTGGAATTTCTTGA
- the LOC7477612 gene encoding piriformospora indica-insensitive protein 2, whose protein sequence is MAISSSFPIFGLLFLTTLMSSLVISHQQPLLDSAEQDSLFQVLYSINSAIPWRTLFPDDLCLSAPHGIVCEYFTEEQPPLTPNGSVSTQPPLETAHISELSFGFVSDYTSNPPCSPNSTINPLVFTSFKFLRKLFFYKCFTEMPVSVPDVSSSSFGANLEELVFIENPALVGSLSGIIGNFTNLRRLVLTGNGIYGNIPDGVGSLVNMEEVTVSRNQLSGGVPFSLAKLKKLRVLDLSQNYLDGYVPLSVGNLSRLLKLDLSHNRLSGKIPESLVSLQSLEFLDLSFNSFGNYGVPLFLGEMPRLKEVYLSGNLLGGHIPEIWEKLGGISGIGFSDMGLVGNIPASMGVHLRNLCYLGLDNNKLEGTVPEELGFLKCGYEINLENNNLSGKIPVTFTSKVAEKLKLKGNSGLCVDGGDFSGFGKFEGSLGKLKLCNKSDISSPVLVQEGSLDSSSSSQTQISSRMMLGFGFLFFLSC, encoded by the coding sequence ATGGCTATATCCTCTTCCTTTCCCATCTTCGGTCTTCTCTTCCTTACAACTCTCATGTCCTCTCTTGTCATTTCACACCAACAACCTCTCCTCGACTCGGCCGAGCAGGACTCCCTCTTTCAGGTCCTTTACTCCATCAACTCAGCCATCCCTTGGCGCACTCTCTTCCCTGACGACCTCTGCCTCTCCGCCCCACACGGCATCGTTTGCGAGTACTTCACCGAAGAACAACCACCACTCACCCCAAACGGTTCCGTTTCAACCCAGCCTCCTCTCGAAACGGCTCACATTTCTGAACTCAGTTTCGGGTTCGTCTCTGACTACACATCCAACCCACCTTGCTCTCCAAATTCCACCATTAACCCTCTTGTCTTCACTTCTTTTAAGTTCCTACGCAAGCTGTTCTTTTACAAGTGTTTCACCGAGATGCCAGTTTCGGTGCCTGATGTTTCTTCTTCGAGCTTTGGGGCTAACCTTGAAGAGCTTGTGTTTATTGAGAACCCAGCTCTGGTTGGGTCTCTAAGTGGCATCATTGgtaattttactaatttaagGAGGCTAGTTTTGACTGGAAATGGTATTTATGGCAATATTCCAGATGGGGTTGGTTCTTTGGTTAACATGGAAGAGGTTACAGTGTCAAGAAACCAGTTAAGCGGAGGGGTTCCTTTCAGTCTAGCTAAGTTGAAAAAATTGAGAGTTCTTGATTTGAGTCAAAATTATCTTGACGGTTATGTCCCTTTGTCTGTGGGTAATTTATCTCGGCTTTTGAAGCTTGATTTGAGTCATAATCGGCTTTCTGGTAAAATCCCAGAGAGCTTGGTTAGTTTACAGAGTCTGGAGTTCTTAGACCTGAGTTTTAACAGCTTCGGTAACTATGGAGTGCCTTTGTTTTTAGGCGAAATGCCCAGGTTGAAGGAAGTGTATTTGAGTGGAAATTTGCTAGGAGGGCATATACCGGAAATATGGGAGAAACTTGGGGGTATTTCGGGAATAGGATTTTCTGACATGGGTTTGGTTGGGAATATTCCAGCTTCTATGGGGGTACATTTGAGGAACCTGTGTTACTTAGGGCTTGATAACAACAAGCTTGAAGGGACTGTGCCTGAAGAGTTGGGGTTCTTGAAATGTGGTTATGAGATCAATTTGGAGAACAACAATTTGAGTGGTAAAATCCCAGTTACTTTTACTTCCAAGGTTGCTGAAAAGCTGAAGCTGAAGGGCAACTCAGGGCTGTGTGTTGATGGTGGTGATTTTTCAGGGTTTGGTAAATTTGAGGGCAGTTTAGGGAAACTGAAGCTGTGCAACAAATCAGATATTTCCAGTCCTGTACTCGTCCAAGAGGGTTCTCTTGAttcctcatcatcatctcaaACACAGATTTCATCTCGGATGATGCTTGGATTTGGATTTCTGTTCTTTTTATCCTGTTAA